A single Corallococcus exiguus DNA region contains:
- a CDS encoding SpoIIAA family protein, whose product MTTSSEHGGPAALDAPDVVGVFKGRTLGVAMVGKVLVLAHNALPPAQDEWGHYCDLVGQNITTMSAQLVVAEGHGPNAAQRQQSLDRGAKVKGAAIPPTAVLTRSPLVRGIVTLFNWFTPKAMRAFPPEDLEAAARHLKMSDAEFQRLVDIAHALQPQEA is encoded by the coding sequence ATGACTACTTCTTCCGAGCACGGAGGTCCGGCGGCGCTCGACGCACCGGATGTCGTTGGCGTCTTCAAGGGCCGCACGCTGGGCGTGGCCATGGTGGGCAAGGTGCTGGTCCTGGCGCACAACGCACTGCCGCCCGCGCAGGACGAGTGGGGCCACTACTGCGACCTCGTAGGCCAGAACATCACCACCATGAGCGCACAGCTCGTGGTGGCGGAGGGGCATGGCCCGAACGCCGCCCAGCGCCAGCAGTCGCTCGACCGGGGCGCAAAGGTGAAGGGCGCCGCCATTCCGCCCACGGCCGTGCTCACTCGCTCGCCGCTGGTGCGCGGCATCGTCACCCTCTTCAACTGGTTCACCCCCAAGGCCATGCGCGCCTTCCCTCCGGAGGACCTGGAGGCCGCGGCCCGGCACCTGAAGATGAGCGACGCCGAGTTCCAGCGCCTCGTGGACATCGCCCACGCGCTGCAGCCTCAGGAGGCGTGA
- a CDS encoding styrene monooxygenase/indole monooxygenase family protein, giving the protein MRNIGIIGAGQAGLQLGFGLLEKGYAVTVYSDRTPEQIFNARLAATTYLFGRAHRYEQELGLDFWTGPGESARGGDLDVCAAPGQRALRVQGRILNPGKSLDLRAKYSRWLAEFERRGGTVVVRDVDVEALEALAPGHDLVVVTTGRNSFTRLFERDAERSVHTQPPRNLAAMIVTGMKPLHETPYPALKFILTAGHGEYFAMPYFDRIRGPLNCLLLEAIPGQGLDRFGGVSTAREAMERMKQVLRDFSPWVAERLEGASIVDESSWLTGAFTPTVRKPVGRLPSGRTVMGMGDVVMLNDPIAGQGLNSASKQAHAMTQAILEHGDQPFTPDWMEQTFEHFWRTEGQFITAFTNLLLQPPPPHVLRYLGAASAMSPLADTFFDNFGEPQRFWPWIVSPAETEARIQQAAAA; this is encoded by the coding sequence ATGAGGAACATCGGCATCATCGGAGCGGGCCAGGCGGGTCTGCAGCTCGGCTTCGGCCTGTTGGAGAAGGGCTACGCGGTCACCGTCTACTCGGACCGCACGCCCGAGCAGATCTTCAACGCCCGGCTCGCCGCGACCACCTACCTCTTCGGCCGCGCCCACCGGTACGAGCAGGAGCTGGGGCTCGACTTCTGGACGGGCCCGGGGGAGTCCGCCCGAGGCGGGGACCTGGACGTCTGCGCGGCGCCGGGCCAGCGGGCGCTCCGGGTCCAGGGGCGTATCCTGAATCCAGGCAAGTCCCTGGACCTGCGGGCGAAGTACTCCCGCTGGCTCGCGGAGTTCGAGCGGCGCGGAGGCACCGTGGTGGTGCGGGACGTGGACGTGGAAGCGCTGGAGGCGCTCGCGCCCGGGCATGACCTGGTGGTGGTGACGACGGGCCGCAACAGCTTCACGCGGCTGTTCGAACGGGACGCCGAGCGCAGCGTCCACACGCAGCCGCCGCGGAACCTGGCGGCAATGATTGTCACCGGCATGAAGCCGCTGCACGAGACGCCCTACCCCGCGCTCAAGTTCATCCTGACGGCGGGCCACGGCGAGTACTTCGCCATGCCGTACTTCGACCGCATCCGGGGCCCGCTGAACTGCCTCCTGCTGGAGGCCATCCCCGGCCAGGGGTTGGACCGCTTCGGCGGCGTGAGCACCGCGAGGGAGGCGATGGAGCGGATGAAGCAGGTGCTGCGGGACTTCTCACCGTGGGTGGCGGAGCGGCTGGAGGGCGCCTCCATCGTGGACGAGTCCTCCTGGCTCACCGGCGCGTTCACGCCCACGGTGCGCAAGCCGGTGGGGCGGCTGCCCTCGGGACGCACGGTGATGGGGATGGGGGATGTCGTCATGCTCAACGACCCCATCGCCGGCCAGGGGCTCAACAGCGCGTCGAAGCAGGCGCACGCGATGACGCAGGCCATCCTCGAGCACGGCGACCAGCCCTTCACCCCGGACTGGATGGAGCAGACCTTCGAGCACTTCTGGCGGACGGAGGGCCAGTTCATCACCGCGTTCACCAACCTGCTGCTCCAGCCGCCACCGCCGCACGTGCTGCGCTACCTGGGGGCCGCCTCGGCGATGTCCCCCCTGGCCGACACGTTCTTCGACAACTTCGGAGAGCCGCAGCGCTTCTGGCCTTGGATTGTCAGTCCTGCGGAGACCGAGGCGCGCATCCAGCAGGCGGCCGCCGCGTAG
- a CDS encoding NIF family HAD-type phosphatase: MTAPTDRILLILDLDETLVHASEKPLAREADFQALGYFVHVRPHLEPFLRECASHFRLAIWSAGADKYVAELVKRMVPPELELDFVWGRSRCTYGFDRAGVQRDGFLDPDAHYGWVKKLRKLKRRGYRLERVLIVDDTPAKCIHNHGNAIYVREYEGEAHDTELLDLGRYLKTLSDVDNVRCIEKRNWRKQLCQD, translated from the coding sequence GTGACGGCGCCCACGGACCGCATCCTGTTGATCCTGGACCTGGATGAGACCCTGGTCCACGCAAGCGAGAAGCCCCTGGCCCGGGAGGCGGACTTCCAGGCCCTGGGCTACTTCGTCCACGTGCGTCCGCACCTGGAGCCCTTCCTGCGGGAGTGCGCCTCCCACTTCCGGCTCGCCATCTGGTCGGCGGGGGCTGACAAATACGTGGCGGAGCTCGTGAAGCGGATGGTCCCGCCGGAGCTCGAGCTGGACTTCGTCTGGGGCCGGAGCCGGTGCACGTATGGGTTCGACCGGGCCGGCGTCCAGCGGGACGGGTTTCTCGATCCGGATGCGCACTACGGCTGGGTCAAGAAGCTGCGCAAGCTGAAGCGGCGGGGCTACCGGTTGGAGCGCGTCCTGATTGTCGATGACACGCCGGCCAAGTGCATCCACAACCACGGCAACGCCATCTACGTCCGCGAATACGAAGGCGAGGCGCACGACACGGAGCTGCTCGACCTGGGCCGGTATCTGAAGACGCTCTCGGACGTGGACAACGTCCGGTGCATCGAGAAGCGGAACTGGCGGAAGCAGCTCTGTCAGGACTGA
- a CDS encoding AHH domain-containing protein produces MTIQFGFIDQGDGANLRTLPAEMKGSTCLTPAPLPPGTRVSVIRDHAQAPGWSYVSTVVGGYLLQGYLQTLRITTQLPEPAATLYQVRPGDRLEPIAARIYRQAIQPGRDLRFYENVIHHVNVKSGRKGVQRIDGDVRLVAGERIWLVSIAFANQLQGIVSSGSITHEAMAQARRAARHLEDVITSVRQADQYFGEVTGQYGKAILDNWLEISAMVVGFIAAEALSTFLAATPTGVGQLAAALIQLGLAAFGAHGLIEAGGEALKHAQLWLTQAWEANGSPEKLKEASKSFLRMLVSIAMAALALMGVKTNAGRGLKLMTSVKITPPRIYMMAAAGPGGAYAGVPVFQPGSITAAPAIPLPFNPWGAGTPLLSKAIKEGGSSTPDPEPTLTERTLSDAELEKLLEKLPNWDKLKDFVGRRIPQEGTPEFNAFKRELQAAGYRLEKLNTGSQPYRLSRPHGKALGDEYGALTVTEDGLVVLKVGKGTLRLSVFTRYRKNYLDWVEKTQGPAARAAAEVRLSAGHPMHHLIPDAVARKHPLIRTAMERLKGYTIDRGSNILDMHSGLTVEGQLIHSGSHPFYSEFVNARLDGALGKLRTKGPSSRWTPQVIEEAILKVENELRQAIESGSLPEPAIKVIQEQRGGKVLTGKKLALLELRSHGESHTT; encoded by the coding sequence ATGACGATTCAGTTCGGGTTCATCGACCAGGGTGATGGCGCCAACCTCCGGACGCTTCCCGCGGAGATGAAGGGCTCCACCTGCCTGACGCCAGCGCCCCTGCCTCCGGGCACGAGGGTGAGCGTCATCCGAGACCATGCCCAGGCACCTGGCTGGTCCTACGTCTCCACCGTGGTGGGGGGCTACCTGCTGCAAGGCTATCTGCAGACCTTGCGCATCACGACCCAGCTGCCGGAGCCCGCGGCGACGCTCTACCAGGTCCGTCCAGGGGACCGCCTGGAGCCCATCGCCGCGCGCATCTATCGGCAGGCCATCCAACCGGGGCGGGACCTGCGCTTCTACGAGAATGTCATTCATCACGTGAACGTGAAGAGTGGCCGCAAGGGGGTCCAGCGCATCGACGGTGACGTCCGGCTGGTCGCGGGCGAGCGCATCTGGCTGGTGAGCATCGCCTTCGCCAACCAGCTCCAGGGAATCGTGTCGAGCGGCTCCATCACCCACGAGGCGATGGCCCAGGCACGCAGGGCCGCCCGGCACCTGGAGGACGTCATCACCTCCGTGAGGCAGGCGGACCAGTACTTCGGAGAGGTCACCGGGCAGTACGGCAAGGCCATCTTGGATAACTGGCTGGAGATCTCCGCGATGGTGGTGGGCTTCATCGCCGCGGAGGCGCTGTCCACCTTCCTTGCGGCGACGCCCACCGGAGTAGGGCAGCTCGCGGCGGCGCTCATCCAACTGGGCCTGGCGGCGTTCGGGGCCCATGGACTCATCGAGGCCGGAGGAGAGGCCCTGAAGCACGCGCAGCTGTGGCTCACCCAGGCCTGGGAGGCCAACGGCTCACCGGAGAAGCTCAAGGAGGCGAGCAAGTCCTTCCTCCGGATGCTGGTGAGCATCGCGATGGCGGCGCTGGCGCTGATGGGCGTGAAGACCAACGCGGGGCGTGGGCTCAAGCTGATGACGTCCGTGAAGATCACCCCACCCCGCATCTACATGATGGCGGCGGCGGGTCCCGGCGGTGCCTACGCGGGCGTCCCCGTGTTCCAGCCGGGCTCCATCACCGCCGCCCCCGCAATCCCCCTTCCCTTCAATCCCTGGGGAGCCGGCACGCCGTTGCTGTCGAAGGCCATCAAGGAAGGCGGCTCCTCCACGCCAGATCCCGAGCCCACCCTGACCGAGCGCACGCTCAGTGACGCCGAGTTGGAGAAGCTGCTGGAGAAGCTGCCCAACTGGGACAAGCTCAAGGACTTCGTCGGACGCCGCATCCCGCAGGAGGGAACGCCGGAGTTCAACGCGTTCAAGAGGGAGCTTCAGGCCGCCGGATACCGTCTGGAGAAGTTGAACACGGGCTCCCAGCCCTACCGGCTGAGCCGTCCGCACGGCAAGGCCCTGGGCGACGAGTACGGAGCGCTCACGGTGACCGAGGACGGACTGGTGGTGCTCAAGGTCGGCAAGGGCACGCTCCGCCTCAGCGTCTTCACCCGCTACCGGAAGAACTACCTGGACTGGGTGGAGAAGACCCAGGGCCCGGCGGCTCGGGCAGCGGCGGAGGTCCGGCTCTCCGCCGGCCATCCCATGCACCACCTCATCCCCGACGCGGTTGCCCGGAAACACCCGCTGATCCGCACGGCCATGGAGCGGCTCAAGGGCTATACGATTGACCGGGGGTCGAACATCCTCGACATGCATTCCGGGCTCACCGTGGAGGGCCAGCTCATCCACTCGGGCAGCCACCCCTTCTACAGCGAGTTCGTGAACGCCAGGCTTGATGGCGCCTTAGGGAAGCTGCGCACGAAGGGACCGTCCTCCAGGTGGACGCCGCAGGTCATCGAGGAGGCCATCCTCAAGGTCGAGAACGAGCTTCGCCAAGCCATCGAATCCGGGAGCTTGCCGGAGCCGGCCATCAAGGTGATCCAGGAGCAGCGCGGCGGTAAGGTACTCACGGGAAAGAAGCTGGCCTTGCTGGAGCTGCGCTCCCACGGGGAGTCACACACCACATGA
- a CDS encoding AraC family transcriptional regulator, which translates to MILQRPRSVTRSANSGLADARRELAAIIERHIPNDGGCSPLPSIDLGRTSKPTGPLHVLYEPALVVVAQGKKRVVVGGEELAYGETAYLLNSVALPVTGRVVEASQAAPFLCVRIALSPALIGSVLANVTPSPATGATLAKALDIRALALPLLDAVLRLARLVDTPEHAQVLAPLVLQEIVYRLVVDGHAARLQHIATVGGRAHRVVRAIAWLRKNFDQPMRIQHLCKVGGMSASGLHLHFRAVTGMSPLQYQKTLRLQEARRLMLDEHLDAATAGFRVGYNDPSQFSREYRRHFGAPPLRNVSRIRSGAE; encoded by the coding sequence ATGATTCTCCAGCGGCCTCGATCTGTGACTCGCTCCGCGAACTCCGGCCTCGCCGACGCCCGCCGCGAGCTCGCTGCAATCATCGAGCGCCACATTCCCAATGATGGAGGGTGTTCGCCTCTCCCCTCGATTGATCTTGGACGCACGTCGAAGCCGACAGGACCGCTGCACGTGCTGTATGAGCCGGCGCTCGTCGTGGTCGCGCAGGGGAAGAAGCGCGTGGTGGTCGGCGGCGAGGAACTCGCCTATGGCGAAACGGCCTACCTCCTCAACTCGGTCGCTCTTCCAGTTACCGGCCGCGTCGTGGAAGCGTCACAGGCCGCGCCGTTCCTCTGTGTGCGGATCGCGCTCTCCCCCGCCCTTATAGGCTCTGTCCTCGCGAATGTAACGCCGTCGCCGGCGACTGGTGCGACTCTCGCAAAGGCGCTCGACATCCGCGCCCTGGCGCTACCGCTGCTCGATGCCGTGTTGCGCCTCGCGCGCCTCGTCGATACGCCCGAGCACGCTCAGGTGCTCGCGCCGCTCGTGCTGCAAGAGATCGTCTACAGGCTTGTCGTGGACGGCCACGCCGCGCGCCTCCAACACATCGCCACTGTCGGCGGTCGCGCCCATCGCGTTGTCAGGGCGATCGCATGGCTCCGCAAGAACTTCGACCAGCCGATGCGCATCCAGCACCTTTGCAAGGTGGGCGGGATGAGCGCGTCGGGACTGCATCTTCACTTCCGCGCGGTGACGGGTATGAGCCCGCTGCAGTACCAGAAGACGCTTCGCCTCCAGGAAGCGAGGCGACTGATGCTCGATGAGCACCTCGACGCCGCGACGGCGGGCTTCCGCGTCGGCTACAACGATCCCTCGCAGTTCTCGCGCGAGTACCGAAGGCACTTTGGCGCGCCGCCGCTTCGAAACGTGTCGAGGATCCGCAGCGGGGCGGAGTAA
- a CDS encoding aldo/keto reductase, translating into MQKRRLGKNGLETSALGLGTMGMTMAYGSANNDESIATIHRAYALGVTHFDTAELYGMGTGANEILLGKAVKGFRDKVVIATKFGFDIPKMTATHAPLDSRPERIRLVVENSLRYLQTDYIDVLYQHRVDPSVPIEDVAGTVKDLISAGKVRFFGMSEAGPATLRRAHAVQPVSVLQTEYSLFERAVERDVLPVTRELGIGFVPYSPLGRGFLTSTVKPAAEYEESDMRRWDDRWQGANYQANVAAVEQLRQLATSNGMTVAQLALAWLLAQGDDIVPIFGTKNRSRLEENVGAAKVSLSASTLARVAEILPNGSFGARYSPGHMPSWT; encoded by the coding sequence ATGCAAAAGAGAAGGCTCGGAAAGAATGGTCTTGAGACATCGGCGCTCGGTCTCGGAACCATGGGGATGACCATGGCCTACGGCTCGGCCAACAACGACGAGAGCATCGCCACGATCCACCGCGCCTATGCGCTTGGCGTCACGCATTTCGACACAGCAGAACTCTACGGCATGGGCACCGGCGCCAACGAAATCCTCCTGGGGAAAGCGGTCAAAGGCTTCCGCGACAAGGTTGTCATTGCGACCAAGTTCGGGTTCGACATTCCGAAGATGACTGCCACGCACGCTCCGCTCGACAGCCGGCCGGAGCGCATTCGCCTCGTCGTCGAGAACAGCCTTCGGTACTTGCAGACGGACTACATCGACGTACTCTACCAGCATCGCGTCGACCCCTCAGTCCCGATCGAGGACGTCGCCGGAACGGTGAAGGACCTCATCTCCGCTGGCAAGGTTCGCTTTTTCGGAATGAGCGAGGCGGGACCTGCCACTCTTCGGCGCGCACATGCGGTGCAACCTGTCTCGGTCCTGCAGACCGAATACTCACTCTTCGAGCGTGCGGTCGAGCGCGACGTGCTTCCCGTGACCCGAGAACTCGGGATCGGCTTCGTTCCGTACTCGCCGCTGGGTCGAGGGTTCCTGACGTCGACGGTCAAACCCGCCGCCGAATACGAGGAATCGGACATGCGGCGCTGGGATGATCGCTGGCAGGGAGCGAATTATCAGGCGAACGTTGCGGCAGTCGAGCAGCTTCGACAGCTCGCCACCTCGAATGGGATGACGGTTGCGCAGCTTGCGCTCGCTTGGCTCCTGGCTCAAGGAGACGACATTGTGCCGATCTTCGGGACCAAGAATCGTTCCCGACTTGAGGAGAACGTCGGCGCGGCGAAGGTCTCTCTCTCTGCGTCCACGCTCGCTCGGGTGGCGGAGATCCTCCCGAATGGAAGTTTCGGCGCGCGCTACTCGCCGGGTCATATGCCCTCCTGGACGTAA
- a CDS encoding vWA domain-containing protein: MASSVIDNRVEVVFSFDTTGSMYPCLAQVRKKLGAAVARLTKEIPGIRIGIIAHGDYCDAKSTYVTKALDLTDDAKAITRFVEKVGQTGGGDAPECYELVLHEARSLSWTEGYTKAFVLIGDDVPHPPQHNPKKLDWRKEVAALGEQGVPVYGVQALNRRHATSFYKELAEKSGGFHLSLDQFSHITDMLLAVCYKQSSDSQLQAYEAEVSREGRMNRGLNAMFNTMLKRTASTLFGETDLRAVPPGRFQVLEVEGDSAIKEFVTENGLGFKTGRGFYEFTKTETIQGRKEVVLMDRKSGDLYSGERAREMLGLPTGETVRIRPASLEKYVVFVQSTSANRKLKGGTKFLYEVEDWDGARAAA, from the coding sequence ATGGCGAGTTCTGTGATTGATAACCGCGTCGAGGTCGTCTTCAGCTTTGACACCACGGGCAGCATGTATCCGTGTCTCGCGCAGGTGCGGAAGAAGCTGGGGGCCGCGGTGGCCCGGCTCACGAAGGAGATCCCTGGCATCCGCATCGGCATCATCGCGCACGGCGATTACTGTGACGCGAAGTCCACCTACGTGACCAAGGCGTTGGACCTCACGGACGACGCCAAGGCCATCACCCGCTTCGTGGAGAAGGTGGGCCAGACGGGCGGCGGTGACGCGCCGGAGTGCTACGAATTGGTGCTGCACGAGGCCCGGAGCCTGTCCTGGACGGAGGGCTACACGAAGGCGTTCGTGCTCATTGGGGACGACGTGCCGCACCCGCCCCAGCACAACCCCAAGAAGCTGGACTGGCGCAAGGAGGTGGCCGCGCTGGGGGAGCAGGGCGTGCCTGTGTATGGCGTCCAGGCGCTGAACCGCCGTCACGCGACGTCGTTCTACAAGGAGCTGGCGGAGAAGTCGGGCGGCTTCCACCTGAGCCTGGATCAGTTCTCACACATCACCGACATGCTGCTGGCCGTCTGCTACAAGCAGTCCTCGGACTCGCAACTCCAGGCATACGAAGCGGAGGTGTCCCGCGAGGGCCGCATGAACCGCGGCCTGAACGCGATGTTCAACACGATGCTCAAGCGGACCGCGTCCACGCTCTTCGGTGAGACGGACCTGCGCGCGGTGCCGCCGGGCCGCTTCCAGGTGCTGGAGGTGGAAGGGGACAGCGCCATCAAGGAGTTCGTGACGGAGAACGGCCTGGGCTTCAAGACGGGCCGCGGCTTCTACGAGTTCACCAAGACGGAGACCATCCAGGGCCGCAAGGAGGTTGTGCTGATGGACCGCAAGTCCGGCGACCTCTACAGCGGCGAGCGCGCGCGGGAGATGCTCGGCCTACCTACAGGGGAGACGGTGCGCATCCGGCCCGCGAGCCTGGAGAAGTACGTCGTCTTCGTCCAGAGCACGTCCGCCAACCGCAAGCTCAAGGGCGGCACGAAGTTCCTCTACGAAGTGGAGGACTGGGACGGCGCTCGCGCCGCGGCCTGA
- a CDS encoding outer membrane protein assembly factor BamE produces the protein MYRKNVLSAVFALGLLTAMGAQAEVLYAQANFLLNKNQLSAVNYRGKGAAIPVGAKVAVLERDSDEVRCKVIESGAEFRFVTHRSLGKPINVLFAGFFAEQDPASRIAALTPEEQKQVRAGELARGMSREAVLLTAGPPPPHRTPSLQSTRWTYWSSKFSTFEVEFGPDGKVVRVGDEPAAAPAPAPVVEKTYYHATANFHFEDGTVSWVNYLKGPIIPFNAKVEVLDKGSSSVKFKVVETGAELEFTNDSRSGSETWKLFQASFAPDDQAAKLDALSVDDRKKVSASEVEPGMSREAVRMAWGPPPAHETPSFQSSTWTYWKSKTSKVRVKFGKDDKVATIE, from the coding sequence GTGTATCGAAAGAATGTTCTCAGCGCCGTGTTCGCGCTGGGGTTGTTGACGGCGATGGGGGCCCAGGCCGAGGTGCTGTACGCCCAGGCCAATTTCCTTTTGAACAAGAACCAGCTCTCCGCGGTGAACTACCGCGGCAAGGGCGCGGCCATCCCCGTGGGGGCGAAGGTCGCGGTCCTCGAGCGGGACAGCGACGAGGTCCGCTGCAAGGTCATCGAGTCCGGCGCCGAGTTCCGGTTCGTGACGCACCGGAGCCTGGGCAAGCCCATCAACGTGCTGTTCGCCGGCTTCTTCGCCGAGCAGGACCCGGCCTCGCGCATCGCCGCGCTGACGCCCGAGGAGCAGAAGCAGGTCCGCGCCGGTGAGCTGGCCCGGGGCATGTCTCGCGAGGCCGTGCTGCTGACGGCCGGTCCGCCGCCGCCGCACCGCACGCCGTCGCTCCAGAGCACCCGCTGGACGTACTGGAGCTCGAAGTTCTCCACGTTCGAGGTCGAGTTCGGCCCGGACGGCAAGGTCGTGCGGGTGGGCGACGAGCCCGCGGCCGCCCCGGCCCCCGCGCCCGTGGTGGAGAAGACCTACTACCACGCGACCGCGAACTTCCATTTCGAGGACGGCACCGTGTCCTGGGTCAACTACCTCAAGGGCCCCATCATCCCGTTCAACGCGAAGGTGGAGGTGCTGGACAAGGGTTCCTCCTCCGTGAAGTTCAAGGTCGTGGAGACCGGCGCGGAGCTCGAGTTCACCAACGACTCGCGCTCGGGTTCGGAGACCTGGAAGCTGTTCCAGGCTTCGTTCGCGCCGGACGACCAGGCCGCGAAGCTGGATGCGCTGTCGGTGGATGACCGCAAGAAGGTCTCCGCGTCGGAAGTGGAGCCCGGCATGAGCCGCGAGGCCGTGCGCATGGCGTGGGGCCCTCCGCCCGCGCATGAGACGCCGTCGTTCCAGTCCAGCACCTGGACCTACTGGAAGTCGAAGACGTCCAAGGTGCGGGTGAAGTTCGGCAAGGACGACAAGGTCGCCACCATCGAGTAG
- a CDS encoding isochorismatase family cysteine hydrolase, translated as MLLDPSTTAVLLIEYQNEFATEGGVLHPAVKGVMAETKMLENTLAVVRAARAKGVTVMHAPITFAEGYGELTRHPYGILKGVVDGKAFVKGSWGAQIIDALAPQKGDIVVEGKRGLDTFASTNLDFILRSKGIKTVVIGGFLTNCCVESTMRTAYEHGFDVITLTDCAAATSAEEHRNALKYDFPMFSRPMPSSEVIGMLGA; from the coding sequence ATGTTGCTCGACCCTTCAACCACCGCCGTGTTGTTGATTGAGTACCAGAACGAGTTCGCCACCGAAGGCGGGGTCCTGCACCCGGCCGTGAAGGGCGTGATGGCCGAAACGAAGATGCTGGAGAACACCCTCGCGGTGGTGCGGGCCGCCCGGGCGAAGGGCGTGACGGTGATGCACGCGCCCATCACCTTCGCGGAAGGCTACGGCGAGCTGACCCGGCACCCCTACGGCATCCTGAAGGGCGTGGTGGACGGGAAGGCGTTCGTGAAGGGCAGCTGGGGGGCGCAGATCATCGACGCGCTGGCGCCGCAGAAGGGCGACATCGTGGTGGAAGGCAAGCGCGGCCTGGACACCTTCGCCAGCACCAACCTGGACTTCATCCTGCGCAGCAAGGGCATCAAGACGGTGGTGATTGGCGGCTTCCTCACCAACTGCTGTGTCGAGTCGACCATGCGCACCGCGTACGAGCACGGCTTCGACGTCATCACCCTCACGGACTGCGCCGCCGCCACCTCGGCGGAGGAGCACCGCAACGCGCTCAAGTATGACTTCCCCATGTTCTCGCGCCCCATGCCGTCGTCGGAAGTGATTGGCATGCTGGGGGCGTAG
- a CDS encoding lipase family protein — translation MTTSTVAAVRPQPSLHATPPEPVLDATQVLGMGQGVVAAYAAFNGKEYSVPSGWTQADTLTAWVPQKGGVAEAFGLWFTSNADSTTAMLALRGTVTSADTSADEQYATTSFAPYSGTSLSPVPQVHSGFWGIYTGTSTSVTQSMQAQVFAWLKANNIQTLYVTGHSLGGSLAELLALDLAVSQPSLSVTTVTFAAPKAGLADSWGTAYARYVTSPATVRVVNQYDVVPTLPPSWLAPNYTQVGVEFDVLFYNTLGDTSTQEATIRHEMDNYLTVLTQALPATPQLYVGPFSDGVYTDSNGNPLQDTSVAPTADAVANAQASAKALPQRPVAQPPGRQVAKK, via the coding sequence ATGACGACCTCAACCGTTGCCGCTGTCCGTCCGCAGCCGAGCCTGCATGCCACGCCACCCGAGCCCGTGCTGGACGCGACCCAGGTGCTGGGCATGGGGCAGGGCGTGGTCGCGGCCTACGCCGCCTTCAATGGCAAGGAGTACTCCGTGCCCTCGGGCTGGACGCAGGCGGACACCCTCACGGCGTGGGTGCCGCAGAAGGGCGGCGTCGCGGAGGCGTTCGGCCTGTGGTTCACCTCCAACGCGGATTCGACCACGGCGATGCTGGCGCTGCGCGGAACCGTGACGTCGGCGGACACGAGCGCGGACGAGCAGTACGCCACTACGTCCTTCGCGCCGTACTCCGGGACGTCCCTGTCGCCGGTGCCTCAGGTGCACAGCGGGTTCTGGGGCATCTACACCGGCACGAGCACCTCCGTGACGCAGTCGATGCAGGCGCAGGTGTTCGCGTGGCTGAAGGCGAACAACATCCAGACGCTCTACGTGACGGGCCACAGCCTGGGCGGGAGCCTGGCGGAGTTGCTGGCGTTGGACCTGGCGGTGAGCCAGCCGTCCCTGAGCGTGACGACCGTCACGTTCGCGGCGCCGAAGGCCGGGCTCGCGGATTCGTGGGGGACGGCTTACGCCCGATACGTCACGAGTCCGGCGACGGTGCGCGTGGTCAACCAGTACGACGTGGTGCCCACGCTGCCGCCGTCGTGGCTGGCGCCCAACTACACGCAGGTCGGTGTGGAGTTCGACGTGCTCTTCTACAACACGCTGGGAGACACCAGCACGCAGGAGGCGACCATCCGGCACGAGATGGACAACTACCTCACCGTGCTGACCCAGGCGCTGCCCGCCACGCCCCAGCTCTACGTGGGCCCCTTCTCGGATGGCGTCTACACGGACAGCAACGGCAACCCGCTCCAGGACACCAGTGTGGCGCCCACCGCGGATGCCGTGGCCAACGCGCAGGCGTCCGCGAAGGCCCTGCCTCAGCGCCCGGTGGCCCAGCCTCCGGGCCGTCAGGTGGCGAAGAAGTAG